The Vicia villosa cultivar HV-30 ecotype Madison, WI linkage group LG1, Vvil1.0, whole genome shotgun sequence genome includes a region encoding these proteins:
- the LOC131643761 gene encoding protein MOR1-like isoform X1: MSEEDKLLKEAKKLPWEDRLAHKNWKVRNEANVELASLFDSITDPKDSRIREFGHFFKKTVADSNAPVQEKTLDALIAYLRAADADAGRYGKEVCDAVVAKCLTGRPKTVEKAQAVFLLWVELEAVDAFLDAMEKAIKNKVAKAVVPAIDVMFQALSEFGAKIVPPKRILKMLPELFDHQDQNVRACSKGLTLELCRWIGKDNVKSILFEKMRDTMKKELEAEVVNVTGTAKPTRKIRSEQDKEPEQETVSEVAGPGPAEESGSDAHQEIDEYELVDPVDILTPLEKSGFWDGVKATKWLERKEAVGELTKLASTKRISPGDFSEVCRTLKKLITDVNIAVAVEAVQAIGNLARGLRTHFSASSRFLLPVLLEKLKEKKPTMTEALSQTLQAIHKAGCISLADVVEDVRTATKNKVPLVRSLTMTWVTFCIETSNKGIITKVHKDYVPICMECLNDGTPDVRDAAFSALAAIAKSVGMRPLERSLEKLDDVRRKKLSEMISGSDDAAPGGTSTVSVQNTRASASAETSEGAFVKRSAASMLSGKRPVQAAPIAKKGVAVKSTTNKKVEGASQKASKSIEAPEDVEPTEMGLEEIESRISSLIQSDTITLLKSSVWKERLEAISSLKQQVEGLQNLDQSVEILIRLLCTLPGWGEKNVQVQQQVIEVVTHIASTATKFPKKCVVLCLSGLSERVADIKTRAYAMKCLTTFCEAVGPGFIFERAYKIMKEHKNPKVLSEGISWMVSAVDDFGVSHLKLKDLIDFLKETGLQSSAAATRNASIKLLGVLHRFVGPDIKGFLTDVKPALLSTLDTEYEKNPFEGASAVPKKTVRASDSSSSAGAGGLDSLPREDISGKITPTLLKSFESPDWKARMESVDAVNKILEEANKRIQATGTGELFGALRGRLYDSNKNIVMATLTTIGNVASAMGQAVEKSSKGILSDILKCLGDNKKHMRECVLNTLDSWLAAVHLDKMVTYVAIALVDSKLGAEGRKDLFDWLSRQLSGLSSFAEAAQLLKPASSAMADKSSDVRKAAETCITEILRVSGHEMIEKIVKDIHGPALALVHEKLKPHGAFQESFESARVTSVGVTSKGVTKVGKSTANGVSKPGNRAVTSRAGAIKGAKSEPISVQDIAAQTQSLLNIKDSNKEDRERLVVRRFKFEDPRIEQIQDLENDMMRYFREDLHRRLLSADFKKQVDGLEILQKALPSIAKEVIEVLDILLRWFVLQFCKSNTTCLLKVLEFLPELLDSLKDEGYSLTESEVAIFLPCLVEKLGHNIEKVREKMRELTKQFVVVYSASKCFPYILEGLRSKNNRTRIECADLVGFILDHHGAEISGQLKSLQIVASLTAERDGDIRKAALNALATGYKILGEDIWRFVGKLTDAQKSMLDDRFKWKVREMEKKKEGKPGEARAILRRSVRENGSDVAEQSGEMARSLAGPLLRRNFAQPDSTVERQLMPRPVAIAGGPTDWNEALEIISFGSPEQSVEGMKVVCHELAQATSDPEGNAMDELVKDADRLVSCLANKVAKTFDFSLTGASSRSCKYVLNTLMQTFQNKRLAHAVRESTLDSLITELLLWLLDDNVPRMDDGSQLLKALNVLMLKILDNADRTSSFVVLINLLRPLDPSRWPSPAPNESLASRNQKFSDLVVKCLIKLTKVLQSTIYDVDLDHILQSIHLYLQDLGMEEIRRRAGADDKPLRMVKTVLHELVKLRGAAIKGHLSMVPIDSKPQPIILAYIELNLETLAAARMLTASGPGGPNHWSDSATNSSAAGTHSADAQLKQELAAIFKKIGEKQTCTIGLYELYRITQLYPEVDIFDQLQNASEAFRTYIRDGLAQMAKNAAAGRTPSSMPMPTPPPASLNISSPDFAPLSPVNANALNDSKLNVKPEPTNFHLPPSYNEENRAVNAYASRVLSSDYTLGDQRNDKFMTGVTGGTLDAIRERMKSMQLAAAAGSTESGARPLTNFSDNLNHGLHHSQIPLASEHVGAENTLQGGVHPMDEKALSGLQARMERLKSGSLEPL; the protein is encoded by the exons ATGTCTGAGGAAGATAAGTTGTTAAAGGAGGCTAAGAAGCTTCCATGGGAGGATCGTCTCGCTCATAAAAACTGGAAGGTGCGTAATGAGGCTAATGTCGAATTGGCTTCGTTGTTCGACTCCATTACGGATCCCAAGGACTCTCGCATCCGTGAATTTG GTCACTTTTTTAAAAAGACTGTGGCGGATTCGAATGCTCCTGTGCAGGAGAAGACACTTGATGCGTTGATTGCTTACTTGCGAGCTGCAGATGCTGACGCCGGGAG GTATGGGAAGGAGGTATGCGATGCTGTCGTGGCTAAATGTTTGACGGGAAGGCCAAAGACAGTAGAGAAGGCTCAGGCAGTGTTTTTACTTTGGGTGGAATTGGAGGCTGTTGATGCGTTTCTG GATGCAATGGAGAAAGCAATTAAGAACAAAGTTGCTAAAGCGGTGGTGCCTGCAATAGATGTTATGTTTCAAGCTTTAAG TGAATTTGGAGCTAAAATTGTGCCCCCAAAACGAATTTTGAAGATGCTTCCGGAACTCTTTGATCACCAAGATCAAAATGTTCGTGCATGCTCTAAAGGATTGACTCTTGAACTTTGTCGCTGGATCGGTAAAGATAATGTAAAATCAATCTTGTTTGAGAAAATGAGAGACACAATG AAAAAAGAGTTGGAAGCAGAAGTTGTAAATGTTACGGGGACAGCCAAGCCAACCCGCAAAATAAG ATCTGAGCAAGACAAGGAACCGGAACAGGAAACTGTATCTGAGGTTGCGGGCCCTGGCCCTGCTGAAGAATCTGGGTCTGATG CTCATCAAGAAATAGATGAATACGAGCTTGTTGATCCGGTTGATATTTTGACTCCTTTGGAGAAATCAGGGTTTTGGGATGGAGTG AAAGCTACCAAATGGCTTGAACGGAAGGAGGCTGTTGGTGAGCTAACAAAGCTTGCATCAACCAAAAGAATTTCCCCTGGTGATTTTTCTGAAGTTTGTCGAACCTTAAAGAAG CTTATTACAGATGTGAATATTGCTGTTGCTGTTGAAGCTGTCCAGGCTATTGGCAATCTTGCTCGGGGATTAAGAACTCATTTTTCTGCAAGCTCTCGTTTTTTATTGCCTGTATTACTT gaaaaattgaaagagaaaaaaCCTACCATGACTGAGGCGTTGTCCCAGACTCTTCAAGCGATACACAAAGCTGGATGCATTAGCCTCGCTGATGTTGTTGAAG ATGTTAGGACAGCAACAAAAAATAAAGTTCCCCTCGTGCGATCATTAACAATGACCTGGGTTACGTTTTGTATTGAAACAAGCAACAAGGGTATTATTACAAAGGTGCATAAGGATTATGTGCCAATTTGTATGGAG TGTCTAAATGATGGcactcctgatgtgagggatgcTGCTTTTTCAGCATTGGCAGCAATAGCGAAG TCAGTTGGCATGCGACCTCTTGAAAGGTCACTGGAGAAACTTGATGATGTTAGAAGGAAAAAGCTTTCAGAAATGATTTCAGGTTCTGATGATGCTGCGCCTGGTGGTACTTCCACAG TTTCTGTGCAAAATACACGTGCAAGTGCTTCTGCAGAG ACATCTGAAGGTGCATTTGTTAAAAGGTCAGCTGCAAGTATGCTCAGTGGAAAGAGACCTGTTCAGGCAGCG CCCATCGCCAAGAAAGGGGTGGCTGTAAAGTCTACTACTAACAAAAAAGTAGAAGGAGCTTcacaaaaggcttcaaaatcgATTGAAGCTCCCGAAGATGTTGag CCCACTGAGATGGGTCTTGAAGAGATTGAAAGTCGAATAAGTTCTCTTATACAGTCAGATACCATCACTCTATTAAAAAGTTCTGTATGGAAGGAGCGTCTTGAAG CCATTTCTTCGCTGAAACAGCAAGTTGAAGGCTTACAGAACCTTGACCAATCCGTAGAAATATTGATTAGATTACTGTGCACCTTGCCTGGTTGGGGCGAGAAAAATGTTCAG GTTCAACAACAAGTTATTGAAGTTGTCACTCATATAGCTTCAACTGCAACTAAATTCCCAAAGAAGTGTGTAGTACTTTGTCTTTCAG GACTAAGTGAACGTGTAGCAGATATTAAGACACGGGCATATGCTATGAAATGCCTCACTACATTTTGTGAAGCAGTTGGTCCAGGGTTCATTTTTGAAAGA gccTACAAGATCATGAAGGAGCATAAGAATCCTAAGGTTCTTAGTGAGGGAATTTCGTGGATGGTTTCTGCTGTTGATGATTTTGGCGTATCTCATTTAAAGCTTAAG GATTTAATTGATTTTCTTAAAGAAACTGGGCTTCAGTCAAGTGCAGCTGCTACTAGAAATGCTTCAATTAAACTCTTAGGTGTTCTGCATAGATTTGTCGGGCCAG ACATAAAAGGGTTTCTTACCGACGTTAAGCCTGCACTGCTGAGTACTCTTGATACAGAATATGAGAAGAATCCATTTGAA GGAGCATCTGCAGTTCCCAAAAAGACTGTCAGAGCATCAGATTCATCTTCATCTGCAGGGGCTGGTGGACTTGATAGTTTGCCTCGTGAAGATATTAGTGGAAAGATTACCCCAACTCTCTTGAAGAGTTTCGAAAGCCCTGATTGGAAG GCTCGTATGGAGTCTGTCGATGCTGTAAACAAAATACTGGAAGAGGCTAATAAGCGCATTCAAGCAACTGGAACTG GTGAATTATTTGGTGCTCTTAGGGGACGACTCTATGATAGCAACAAAAATATAGTCATGGCTACCTTGACAACAATTGGTAATGTTGCATCTGCAATGGGTCAAGCTGTAGAAAAGTCAAGCAAA GGCATTCTGTCTGATATATTGAAATGTCTCGGTGACAATAAGAAGCACATGAGAGAATGTGTATTGAATACTCTAGATTCTTGGCTAGCAGCTGTTCATCTTGATAAAATG GTTACATATGTTGCAATTGCTTTGGTGGATTCCAAACTTGGTGCGGAAGGGCGCAAGGATCTTTTTGATTGGCTATCTAGGCAACTGTCTGGGTTAAGTAGTTTTGCTGAAGCTGCACAACTGCTGAAGCCAGCCTCGTCTGCGATGGCA GATAAATCCTCTGATGTTCGCAAGGCAGCAGAGACTTGCATTACTGAGATATTGAGAGTTAGTGGGCATGAAATG ATTGAAAAGATAGTCAAAGACATTCATGGACCAGCTCTGGCACTTGTTCATGAGAAGCTAAAACCACATGGAGCTTTTCAAG AGTCATTCGAGTCAGCCAGGGTAACTTCTGTGGGTGTAACATCGAAAGGTGTTACTAAGGTTGGGAAATCAACAGCAAACGGTGTTTCAAAACCTGGAAATAGAGCTGTAACTTCG AGAGCCGGGGCAATAAAGGGCGCAAAGTCTGAACCAATATCCGTTCAAGATATAGCAGCCCAAACTCAATCTTTGCTAAATATCAAGGATTCAAATAAG GAAGATAGAGAGAGATTGGTTGTTCGAAGGTTTAAGTTTGAGGATCCTCGAATTGAGCAAATTCAAGATCTTGAG AATGATATGATGAGGTATTTCAGAGAAGATTTACACAGGAGACTCTTAAGTGCAGATTTTAAGAAGCAAGTTGACGGTCTTGAAATTCTGCAGAAG GCACTTCCATCCATTGCTAAGGAAGTTatagaagttttggacattcttTTGAGGTGGTTTGTGTTGCAGTTCTGCAAATCAAACACAACATGTCTATTAAAG GTGCTGGAATTTCTTCCTGAACTGCTTGACAGTTTGAAGGATGAAGGTTACTCTTTGACAGAGTCTGAAGTGGCAATCTTTCTTCCTTGCCTTGTAGAGAAG TTAGGGCATAACATTGAGAAAGTACGCGAAAAAATGCGGGAGCTGACTAAACAATTTGTTGTGGTATATTCTGCATCCAAATGTTTCCCTTATATATTGGAGGGGTTGCGCTCTAAGAACAACCGAACTCGAATTGAATGTGCTGATCTTGTAGGATTTATTCTCGATCATCATGGGGCTGAG ATTAGCGGGCAGTTGAAATCATTGCAAATTGTTGCAAGTTTAACTGCTGAACGCGATGGGGATATTAGGAAAGCTGCATTAAATGCACTTGCCACTGGTTATAAGATTCTAG GTGAGGACATATGGAGATTTGTTGGGAAACTAACAGATGCTCAAAAAAGCATGTTAGATGATAGATTTAAGTGGAAG GTCCGGGAGAtggaaaagaagaaggaaggaaagCCAGGGGAAGCGAGAGCTATTTTACGACGTTCCGTCCGGGAAAATGG GTCTGATGTCGCGGAGCAAAGTGGAGAAATGGCTAGATCTCTTGCTGGTCCATTACTGAg GAGAAATTTTGCTCAACCTGATAGTACCGTTGAGAGACAGTTGATGCCCCGTCCCGTGGCTATTGCCGGCGGCCCCACTGATTGGAATGAAGCACTTGAGATTATTTCTTTCGGTTCTCCCGAGCAG TCTGTTGAAGGAATGAAAGTTGTTTGTCATGAGTTGGCTCAGGCCACCAGTGATCCAGAAGGCAATGCTATGGATGAACTCGTGAAAGATGCAGATAGGCTAGTTTCATGCCTTGCAAATAAG GTTGCAAAAACTTTTGACTTCAGTCTGACCGGGGCTTCATCACGGTCCTGTAAATATGTGCTCAACACTCTCATGCAG acttttcaaaataaaagattAGCACATGCTGTAAGAGAGAGCACTCTTGACAGTCTCATTACCGAGCTTCTTCTGTGGCTCTTGGATGATAATGTTCCTCGTATGGACGATGGTAGCCAGTTGTTGAAAGCATTGAATGTATTGATGCTTAAGATTCTT GATAATGCAGATCGAACTTCATCCTTTGTTGTCCTAATTAATCTTTTACGACCACTGGATCCATCGAGGTGGCCTTCCCCAGCACCAAATGAGTCACTTGCTTCCAGAAATCAGAAGTTTTCTGATCTGGTTGTGAAATGCCTTATCAAGCTTACAAAG GTTCTTCAAAGCACCATCTATGATGTTGATCTTGATCACATACTTCAAAGCATCCATCTATACTTGCAAGACTTGGGAATGGAGGAAATTAGGAGAAG GGCTGGGGCTGATGACAAACCCTTGCGAATGGTGAAAACTGTTCTGCATGAGCTTGTTAAGCTTCGTGGTGCAGCAATAAAGGGTCATCTTTCAATGGTTCCTATCGATTCAAAACCTCAACCCATCATCCTTGCTTACATTGAACTTAATCTTGAG ACTCTGGCTGCTGCAAGAATGCTGACTGCATCTGGACCCGGGGGACCAAACCATTGGAGTGATTCAGCAACCAATAGTTCAGCGGCTGGAACGCATTCTGCTGATGCCCAGTTAAAG CAAGAGTTGGCTGCAATATTTAAGAAGATTGGCGAGAAGCAAACTTGCACAATTGGTCTATATGAACTTTATCGGATTACTCAATTGTACCCAGAG GTTGACATATTTGATCAACTTCAAAATGCTAGTGAGGCATTTCGCACTTATATCAGAGATGGTCTTGCTCAG ATGGCGAAAAATGCTGCAGCCGGAAGAACTCCATCAAGTATGCCAATGCCTACTCCTCCACCAGCATCTTTGAACATATCTTCACCCGATTTTGCGCCGCTCTCTCCTGTAAATGCAAATGCATTGAATGATTCCAAATTAAATGTGAAACCCGAACCAACAAATTTCCATCTTCCGCCATCATATAATGAGGAGAATAGGGCGGTGAATGCTTATGCATCTAGAGTTTTAAGTTCTGACTACACCTTAGGTGATCAAAGAAATGATAAATTTATGACTGGAG TAACAGGTGGGACATTGGATGCAATCAGAGAAAGAATGAAAAGCATGCAATTAGCAGCTGCTGCTGGGAGCACAGAATCTGGTGCTAGGCCATTGACAAATTTTAGCGACAACTTGAATCACGGACTTCATCACAGTCAGATTCCACTTGCATCAGAACATGTTGGAGCTGAGAATACTTTGCAAGGTGGGGTACATCCCATGGATGAGAAAGCTTTGTCGGGGCTTCAAGCAAGGATGGAAAGACTGAAAAGTGGATCTCTTGAACCTCTGTAG